In Colletotrichum higginsianum IMI 349063 chromosome 1, whole genome shotgun sequence, the DNA window CGTGCTCGCATTACTGGCGGACGGCACATGGGGTATTTGGGACGTGGATGGTGCCAGCCCGCTCGGCGCTTCGATCCTGGGAAAGAACAGCTCTGGCATCAAGGGTGCGGCGCTTACAGCCTTCAGTGCCAGTGGCCATGTCGAAGGTACAGGGCCTTTGCGCACGACGGCTGGCGTACCGAGGTCAAACGGCAATGGCGAGTTTGTTCCTCTGACGCCGCATAGCCGTCGTGATGCTGCGGCATCGTTGAGCGCGGCCGGCTCACTGGAACGTCTCGTGTCTGTCAGGGGTGGTATTGTGGTGACGCCCTTGCCCGGTAGTGGCTCGGGCTCCGCCGACGAGAGTGTTGTGCTATGGATTGGTGGGCTGGATAATGTCTCGGTCATCCCAGCAGTATCTCGGTTCTGGGACGCACAACTGCGTCGGGGCTCGGGGGGTGGCGTGAACCTCTTCAGCGGTACTACTCCGACCAGAATGATCCGCCTGCACGACCTGTCTACCGGCCTTCTCGGAGAGCGATGTTGTGGCGTCGGCGCTGCGGTCAATTACCCGAAGCTGAAGGAGACCGAAGGAGGATTGCAGATCGAGGTTCTCATCATGGGAGAGAGCCGCCTGGTTATTGTCCATGAGTCGGAGGACACGCCTGGCACCAAGATCGGATCTGTTGTCTCGACACGACGACGCCTCTTCGGCGACAGGGGGAAGGCAGAGCCGCCCAGCGCCATCATCGTGCACCCTCGACCCGACCAGCCCCGGAATGTCTCGTTCAACCTCAGCGTCAACAAGACGAGAAGCTTGCGTGCGAAATCAAACGGCCGCGACAGCTTCGACGCAGAGGATCCCACCCACGACTTCACGCTTCCCGTCGGCCGGCCCAAGTCGGGCTTCGGGTTCGCCGACACGCTCAGCGCAGCGGCAGACTTGCAGGACGATGTCACGATGCGCGATGTTGAGGAGGAGATGCTGGATATCTTGGAGATTGACCAGGCTTTGGAGAATATGGAAGACGACCGGGGTAGCGGACGAAAGAAGGTCTTCTTTGAGGAGGACCAAGACCGGTCATTCCACTAATGTTTGCTGACGAGACTTGACCTAGATGAGACCAAAATGTACGATACCCATGGGCCATCCCGGCAACCGACCCAGCCCTTCCTGCGCTCATGGCACGCATGGACGCATGTCATGTTGCCAACGTGTCCCTCCCTATGTGTGCTGCCCTTCTCTTTACACCACATACGCATGTCTTATGATCCGCCTCGCCGTTGAGGCCAAGGCAATCCGCACGTCCAGGTGGAGCGCAAGGAGAGATTCATCCTTGATCCAGCTCTGTATTACGAGCGGTACATCAAACAGTCGTATTCCTCTGGGACTTTTCCCCCTGTCCCGCAAGGCACAAGATCGCAAGATGAAGTGTTGTCGGCGGGGGATCGACTCCATGACGCGGGCTTCAACCGACGGTTCCTGATTTCAGGACAGGGACTTTTTACGGGTGGGGGCATATGGGTGGTTCGGCTTGCGCGAATTGACCATTTGCTCTCCCGGCCTATTCTTGTCATCCTGCTATCTGCCCTGAATCCCTGACTCTGGTTGTCTCTGGCAGCTAGGGGAAGACGGGACTGGGTGGGGGATGTCAGGGTTGGGAGGTGGTTCCGTCGGTACATTCTATCAATATTCGTGATTGATGATGTGTGATGACTGCGTGAAACTTGTCTTCTCCTACTTGTTGTGATTGGTATGCAGCTGGCGCGCCGTGGTAGTGTCCTTCATGAACGCCTTCTCTGTATCGGAGATTCCACTGTACTCCCACAGCCCGAAGGAGCTTTCGCGCGTTCTGGTGCCTCTTCATCTGTCCTCAAGGCCCAACAGCGGTGATACAGAATTCACCATTTCGTCATCGCATGCCCATTCTTCAGCACGACGACCCCAAGACTACCCGTCCACACTTGCGATGTTGTCTCTAGCTCCTTGTTCTGAGCTTGACTTGGCAACTTAATACTTGTCCCTAGGACAATTCGTGCGATGGGGTGATGTCTGTGCAAGGATTTGTTCATCGTCTCATTTCACATGCTTTCTTGACCCTGGCACCCTCACATGTTTCTTTCTGTATATATTTTCTGTATATAGAGGCTCTGCCGACCAGAGACCACCACAATCGGGAAACGGGAATGAGTTTGCCTGCGTGCTCATCCGGTAATCCGTAGGCATGCCAAGATTTGCGATGCAACCGTAGATTCTCGTTTGTTTGATCGGCGGCTTGAACCTAAAAGGCAGTGATCCTCGTTGATATCTCTTGGGCCTCGACAACTAACCAAGGTTCAGTCGGTTGATCGAGTCCGTAGGCGGCCAGCATCCGTTCGGCCGCACTTTTGGCCCATATCGGCGAACCCGCCCCCGGATCTTGTTACTGTGCCGCGTGcgcaaaaaaaaacaaaaaacaatAGTAACCTCGACTCATCGTCTTCAGAACCTCCTCAGTCGTCTCCGACCCGAGCATACATGTCGTCAATCTCCCTCTCGTACAGCCGGAGTACAGCCGCCCTCTGGACGTTGCCCTTGCCGGCGAGCGGGAACGGCCTGTCCTTGTCGCTGAACAAGATTCTCTCCCTCGCCAGCTGGCCCGTCTTGTCCATGAATGCGTTGGACTTCTCTACAGAAGGCCAGATGTTCTCCAGCACCGCGTCGGcaggagcggcggcgtcgtcgttgtcgcgatccacgaggtcgacgacggcgcagaTGTTCCGCCGGCCcgtgccgccgacgacgacatgccGGACGGCCGGGTGCTGCGCGACGGTCCTCTCGACGATGACCGGGTTGACGTTCCACCCGAACTTGGTCACGACCATGTCGTCCTTGCGCGCGTAGAACCTCCAGTGGTGCCGCTTGGTCGGGTGCTTGACGAAGAGGTCGTTGGTCCGGAACGCGTCGCCGCAGTCCGTGTGCCAGAAGACGTGCTGGAAAGCCTCGGACCGGGGCGTCCGGACGAAGGTGAGCTCGTGGACGCCCTCCACGCCCTCGACCGCGTACGGCTCCCACGAGAGCCCGCTCTCGTCGTCATTGAGGCAGAGCCACTCCCAGTCGtcgcggtcgacgaggtggccgaaggcagcgccggcctcggtcgAGCCGTAGAGGCTGTGCAGCCGGACGCGGGCCGACAGCGCGTTGCCCGTGGACGGGctgagggcgccgccggcgaagtAGATGAACCGGAGCTTCtccccgacgacgtccaGCATCGAGGGGGACCGCGCGATCATCTCCAGGTAGACCGGGACGCCGGCCAGGCTGTCAAAGTCGGCGTGCTCGAACATCTGCTCGAGCGTGGGCGGCGTGATGGGGCCCAGGGAGTTGGGCCCCAGCACGAGGGTCCCTCCGCGGTGGAGCGGGTGGATGATGGAGGTGAGCAGGCCGAACGGGTGGTAGATGGGCATCGTCTGGTAGCAACGCCGGGACTCGAGCaggagcttctcggccgacggcctgcCGTCGAGATCGGGGACCGACTGCCAGACGCCGACCACGGCGAACGACCTTTGGGTCCACGCGACGGGCTTAGGGAGGCCCGTGGTTCCGGAAGtgtggccgacgacgaccggGTCGTCCATCCCCTCGGCGTACGACCTGTTGTAGGGGTACGGCCGAAGCGACTCGGCGCTGTTGTCATTGAAGAGGTCGTCCAGGGTCGGCACCAGCGCCTCCCTCATCGGCCGCACTCGCAAcagggcgtcgacggggccgtcgacgccctcggagCGCAGGACGGCGCCGCAATCGGTCCGCTCGCAGAGGCTCAGGTTGAAGGCGAGGCTGTTGAAGTGCGAGCAGAAGAGGACCTTGTGGCCCGTCTTGACGGCCGCCatgaggaagacggcgtACCGGACGTCGGGGAGGCCGTAGTAGAGGACCGTCTCGAAGGTGGTGCTCTTGCCGATGGCCGCCTCGATGCGCCACGCCAGGCGGTCGACCGCCCTCGCGAGCTGGCCGATCGTGACGTCCCGGAACCCGTGCCTGGCGATGTCCGTGCTGATGGCGTACGAGGCCCAGACCCGATCCGGCTCCTGcttgacggcatcgtcgaggacgtgCGTGATGAGGCGTTTGTCCATCTGTCTCGTCATCGTGTATCAAGCTGGAGCTGCCCTGAGTAACAGATATCGTGGTGGAGGAGAGAGGTCTGTCCCACGAAAAAGATGGAAAACTGGTCAAGTGAAGAGGAGGGGAATGTGAATCCCTTGTTTATACAGTTGGGAAAACTCCCGTGATTTCGTCCAGTCCATCCTGAAGGATGATAGCTCTCACGTCAGCTGAGCTACAACATGCCTTTTTCGAGCAAAAAACCCCACGAAAATGGCATGTAAACTAGGGGTCCCCTTCTGTCACCCCCGACAAGCGAGGTTCCACATCGATCGTCTAGTGCAAGTTTGCAGCTAGCAGGATGCAGATCCCCCTTTATTCAACCCTCGCGATACGTGCGTCGTACGGCACTCTTATTGAGAGGAAACCCTCTTGTGCTAATCATGTTCTAGCAAAGATGTTGCTCCCCCAAAAGTCAGATACCGACAGCTGAGCGGAATGTGGTGAATTCCAACGGGAATCAAGTTCCCATGGGTACCCGAATGGGTTTGCGCCCATGTAAGAAGGCTTATGGGTACCCATCGTGGAAGTATCAAAAGCATCATGCCCGAGAGTTGCAGATCTGGGAACATGTCTTCTACTTCAACATTGTTCATTGGTAAAGAAATACTATATGTAAAGAAGAGGACGTGAGAGACGGAGTTCTCCAGCGAGTCACATACACCGCTGCTCACCCCAGCACCAGACGAGGGTGGACGGAAGCGCAAACCAACGCTGCTCTTTTGAGCTTTATTGCAAAACTACTGAGGTATCATGATTTCGCTACAGATAGTCGCTGCAGATGTAACGATACAAGTAAGTAGCCCGGTGCTATCACTCTCCGCGAGTCCACCGTCAAGTATACCGACCAACAATACACAACTACAACTAGGACTACGTCTCTCATCGCACAACCTCGATTCCAATACCCCCTCAGAACTGCATTCCTGCTGTAAGCTGCTGGAGCGTGCGGAAATCCATCATGACGTAGGCTTTCTCGTAatcgtcgtcttccatcGGGCTCTAACCGGGAAAGCGGTAGTCGCCCCCGTGGTGGTTCATGAGGCGTACCGTCCGGTGCGCGGTTTCGACGTGGACCTGGCTTATGATTCGCAGGTAGGAAGAAGAGGCGAGCGAGCGGACGATGAAGCCAACGTGGCAACCCTGGAACGCAACAATGCGATCCCCCTCCTCGATaccggccgccgacgaagcgAAGCCGACGCTGTGGTCGGTGCCGGTGAAGCGCACGAGATCGCCATTCTGTATGCTTGGCAGCTTCTTAGCTTTAGCTGCCATGCAACACGCCTGTGTGAATTTGAAATCGTTGTTCTCCATGCCTTCGCTCCAGACCCAACCGCGGTGTTGGTCAAGGAAACTGAGCCCGTCATCTGAGTTTGACGACGCGGTTCGCTCAAGCCTGCGGGAGGTGATCAGTTGTGTAGTGTACTTATGTACGAAGGCTCGAAACTTGGCGTCCTCATGCTTTTCGTGGTAGACCGGAAAGTTATCCGGCGGGGTTTGTTGATCATGAGCGAGGGCGATTTCCTTATAGCTTGGTCCGACGAGATGGACGTATCCAGCAAAGTAGCCCTTTGCGATGATGCAGTTGTTCGAAAAGCGCGTCAGATACGGGGAGGTCTCAAGCTTTTCAAGATGGCCTTCGTAATCAAGACGACCAAGTGCGTTTTGGATGATGGCCGCGAAGCGAACAATGTTGATTCTTGGCCCATCTTCAGATTCTCCAACATGTGTCATGTCGGTGACTGTTCCGACTTTGCATCGGACCAAGTCCTTCCAGGTCTCGTAATGGGTTCTCCTATAATCGACGGTCACGCGTGTGAGGGGTGTACCGGTCTCGGGAACGTTGGAGTTGGAATTCGCGGTGTCGATGTCTAGACCTGGACCGGTCGCGATCGTGTCAGAAGACAGACCGATCAAAGCGTAAACCCGGTCGAGCGGCTCACGGGACTCATATGAATGGTACTTGAGCAGAAGGCTTTCCAGAGGTAACCTCCTGTCTTTGTGTCTGCGCCCATTCAGGGTGGACGCGAATGGACGTCCGCCAAAGAAATGGGTGTAGCTGTCGAGATCTTCTTCGCGCCAAACATTCTTTCCGCAAACGAAGAAGACTCTCTTGGCATTACACAGTTCGTGAAGCACCCAAAGGCGGTTCCAGTAGTCGTTCCGTTCAAGGGCCATGGTCTGGACGCAATGCCGAGGGGTTGTTTTGACCTCGAACCCGCCCACTTTGTGCATGATGGCCGGGAGGAATTTGATTCTGCCGTTATTCCAATTGATTCTCATGCGGTTCCACTTGTCGTTGTCGGACTCCAATGCCTGGTATAGCCTAGGCTCATCAGGCCCGAGCCAAGCGATGACGGCTCCGGCCTCGGTCACGATGGCGGGCATAAGACAGGTTTGGGCGCTTCTTTCGCAggtgtcgtcgaggttgatgcAGATGGCGTCGATCCAGTACTAGTTTTCGGATGTTTGAGAGCGTAAGTATAGCAGGGCGAGGGCAAGATTGTGGTGTATTTTGAACGGCTGGTCGTCGATCGTGATTGTCCGCGAGTTTTCCTGTCGGTTCCAGTCTTGGTCAGACATGGCCAACGGCAGACTTGCCGCGGCGTCAGACGTGTCGTTCCATGTGTAGGAGAGGAAGGTATATTCGGGACAGTCACTTCCAGGGAAGTTCCAAACGCTGGTGACTCCGACGAGCTCATCATTGAACTTGCCGGGATGCAATGTGAAAAGACGGATGGAGTTGGCCTTGTCCAAGGGTTTGTGTCGGAAGGCCATTTTGATTTGTGAGTAGGCTTCATGCGACGAGGCTCGATGTCACGTCAATGAATGCCGTGTCTAAGCGAGCGTGGAGGGCATGCCGTTTATGAGTAAACAATTGCAAGAGCGAACGAATCGGATGATGTTGGAATAATGCTTTGGGTATCAAAGCCGCTTCAAAGGAATTGCTGGGAGCGAGGCGGCTAGGAGTGGTGTGAAGACGATAGGAGTAGATATGGACGAAGAGCCACATTGTCTGTCGTCATTGGCCATGGAAGCAACAACGAGTCGGCAGCAGGAGAGACGCACTGAAATGTTTGATCTTTCCTTAAGTAGCCTAAGGGGGCTGACAAGAGACGCGAACTGTTCAAGTGGGAGGCATGAAGCTGGGAAAGACCACTGAGGATATATCACAATCTTGGCGGTCACGGCATCCTCGGCGTGTTAGAACCGTTGCTCAGGCTTCATTGTTATACTGCCATCCTTACTGATCACGGTCATGAAGCAAAGCGTGCGGATCGATAATGCATCGTCATCAATCGAAGTTTTGATTGAGCTTGTGAAAACGCCCCCTTGGTAGACCCGAAGAACCCCTTTCCATGCTATGAGGCAGAAGTAGTAGTAATGGTAGTGTACAATGGGCCTTGGTGCATGCCCGGTCATGAATTATTCGTCGTACAATTCTTCATTCTTTTCTCACGTCTCATCAAAGACGGATCAGAACCATCACAACCACTTACAGGTTCTTCTTAACCTGGTCGGCGGTGCCCTTCACTtggtcggcggcgcccttggTCTTGCCGGCCGCTTCGCCCTTAAGCTCTTgcgccttgcccttggcctggccCGACAGCTCGTTgaccttgcccttggcctcgcccTTGAGCTCCTGAGCCTTGCCCTTAGCCTCGCCCGTTGTGTTGGGAACGGCCTGCTTGACCTtctcggcgacgttggcTGCGGCTTGGTGTTAGTGGACGGATGCCCTGACACGACGAACGAGCCCAAAAGTGGCGGGGAATGATTGGTTGTTACCTCCGACGTCaatgccgtcgacgagcttgtcGCTGACCTTACGGTCGACAGTCTTCAGGCCATCCTTGACGGTCTCGGTCGCAGACTTCTGAGCGGGaacggtggtggtgaaggaCCTGGGCGCGACGGCAAAGGTTCTAGGGATGACGCGGGGGAGGGTGGCCAGACGGCGGCCGGTGGTCTCGATGAGGAACGACATTGTGAGTGTATAAGTGTGTGGGTTTAAGTGAGGGCTGTTGGTTTACTTGGACTGAGTCGCGATTGAACGTGTTTTTGGTTCGTTTGTTCGTGTGGAAGATTGAATTTCTGAGTGATGAAATGGGAGAGGAAAGGGAGATTTCAAAGTGCAGACGGCTCAAatatgagagagagacaaagaAGCGGATGAATGCAGCTACCCCTCGACCAAGCTGTGTGGTGAGATAGGTAGGCACACTGAGCTAGGTAGCTCCGAGCTGCAGCGACGTATGAGCTTAGGGTGATGTCATAGGGATGCACCCGCCCCCTTAGAAAACTGAGGCAAAGATGAGCACGGCCGGCTGCTGCACGCCCTGATTGCGCGGGGCAGCAGCTTCCCCCAGCACGATCTAGACCTGCCTGTACCTGTCCTCAGGGCATTGACTACGGGTTACACATGCCCAAAACTCCACTAAATGACGTCCCTGGCCAACCATCGAGACATTGTATCACACCTACATCATCGATCAAGGCCACGCCCAATGCAGCCACCTTTCTGGATGTACTGTTGATGTACCTTTACCTCCTGCGGCTGACATGGCGTTGGGATGAATGCGCGCTATGTCTACTTCTGATAGACAgctagccagccagccatcaCACCATCCCGCCACAACCACCACGGCCAAGGCCTGAGCAGATGGCTTTGGGCTGTTTGCATTACCTCGGTCCCAAGGAGGGTTCCGGACTTCAGCAAGACGACGAAGGGGGAAATATTGAAAGGATGGATGGCAGTAACTCCTCTCGTGCCCGAGTCGCGTTTCCctttgtttgtttgttgaACGCTCCCCTGATCTCGATCCCGTTCCCGCGTTTAGCTCGGGATACCTACCGATCCACCGGTCCTCCCGGCTCACCAGCCCCCACTCTGACACGGATCCCGGAGCGGAGCCGGCCACCTTTCGGCACCGATCTGTCTCGGACTTGCATGCGACCACCATTCCCCGCGCTCCCTTGCCTGCCGCTGCGGCCAATGAAGCCCCTGCGATTTCTTACATAGTAGGTCAAGGGCACTCAGGGACGCCGCATGTGAAAGGAACGTCGTCATGATGATCACGGCCGTTAGGTGCCCCTAGAACCCGTTGGAATTATAAAGCCCACTGGGCGGCAACTCGTTGCACCTTCGACATAGCCCTACTTTGCCATAGCAACGACGTCTGCAAGAACATCCGCTGTTCACAATTCGAAACAAGAGCTTTGCACACCCCCACCCGCCCGCCAACAGTATAACATTATGTCAGCCATGGAAAATGTACGTGACGTTGCCTTCTTGCCCGGGAATATTTACTGATTAGGCTGCCCCAGCAACACGGCGCGTACGGATCCTTCGGCTCCGCCAACGACCGCGACCTGGTAAAGAAGGTCAACGAATTCAACGAGAGCAAGATCGCGCACGATAAAAACGAGccgtcagcggcggcgaTAAAAACCGCGACGCCGACCCTCGGCGGCTCCAGCGATAATGGAGACGTGCAAGCGGCGGGGAGGCAAGTGTCGGAAAAGGTCGGCGAGATGGTGAACAAGAACAAATAGTGTACTTGGAGTGGCGATATGTGCTACTGTCCATTCGCAATGGGCAGTAATTGTAAAGACAACACGATACGCAGCTAGTTCGATCATCAACGATTGAGCATTGACTCAAAATGCCCAGTATTCAAgctttggcttgaaatctCTCTCCACTACTATCCAAGTATACGTGCCGTACATTTTGCCGGTTCATTGCGGCGGGGTTTGCCAGCCATCATCTATTTTACCCGAAATCCATTACA includes these proteins:
- a CDS encoding Ochratoxin A non-ribosomal peptide synthetase is translated as MTRQMDKRLITHVLDDAVKQEPDRVWASYAISTDIARHGFRDVTIGQLARAVDRLAWRIEAAIGKSTTFETVLYYGLPDVRYAVFLMAAVKTGHKVLFCSHFNSLAFNLSLCERTDCGAVLRSEGVDGPVDALLRVRPMREALVPTLDDLFNDNSAESLRPYPYNRSYAEGMDDPVVVGHTSGTTGLPKPVAWTQRSFAVVGVWQSVPDLDGRPSAEKLLLESRRCYQTMPIYHPFGLLTSIIHPLHRGGTLVLGPNSLGPITPPTLEQMFEHADFDSLAGVPVYLEMIARSPSMLDVVGEKLRFIYFAGGALSPSTGNALSARVRLHSLYGSTEAGAAFGHLVDRDDWEWLCLNDDESGLSWEPYAVEGVEGVHELTFVRTPRSEAFQHVFWHTDCGDAFRTNDLFVKHPTKRHHWRFYARKDDMVVTKFGWNVNPVIVERTVAQHPAVRHVVVGGTGRRNICAVVDLVDRDNDDAAAPADAVLENIWPSVEKSNAFMDKTGQLARERILFSDKDRPFPLAGKGNVQRAAVLRLYEREIDDMYARVGDD
- a CDS encoding Heterokaryon incompatibility protein — translated: MAFRHKPLDKANSIRLFTLHPGKFNDELVGVTSVWNFPGSDCPEYTFLSYTWNDTSDAAASLPLAMSDQDWNRQENSRTITIDDQPFKIHHNLALALLYLRSQTSENYAQTCLMPAIVTEAGAVIAWLGPDEPRLYQALESDNDKWNRMRINWNNGRIKFLPAIMHKVGGFEVKTTPRHCVQTMALERNDYWNRLWVLHELCNAKRVFFVCGKNVWREEDLDSYTHFFGGRPFASTLNGRRHKDRRLPLESLLLKYHSYESREPLDRVYALIGLSSDTIATGPGLDIDTANSNSNVPETGTPLTRVTVDYRRTHYETWKDLVRCKVGTVTDMTHVGESEDGPRINIVRFAAIIQNALGRLDYEGHLEKLETSPYLTRFSNNCIIAKGYFAGYVHLVGPSYKEIALAHDQQTPPDNFPVYHEKHEDAKFRAFVHKYTTQLITSRRLERTASSNSDDGLSFLDQHRGWVWSEGMENNDFKFTQACCMAAKAKKLPSIQNGDLVRFTGTDHSVGFASSAAGIEEGDRIVAFQGCHVGFIVRSLASSSYLRIISQVHVETAHRTVRLMNHHGGDYRFPG
- a CDS encoding Lea domain protein, with the translated sequence MSFLIETTGRRLATLPRVIPRTFAVAPRSFTTTVPAQKSATETVKDGLKTVDRKVSDKLVDGIDVGANVAEKVKQAVPNTTGEAKGKAQELKGEAKGKVNELSGQAKGKAQELKGEAAGKTKGAADQVKGTADQVKKNL